From the genome of Patescibacteria group bacterium:
TTACAAGCTATAAATCCCCCAAGGAAATAACCGGCCAGGATATAAAGGATTACCTGGATTTTCTGTTTTCCAAGAGCAAATCAAGTTCTACCGCCAATTTGGCGATAAACGCCTTGAAATTTTATTATCAAGGCATTTTGCATAGAAAATTTTTTGATTTTGAAACGGGTATTAAGAGGCCGAAAGAGCCCAAAAAACTGCCGGTCGTGTTATCAAAAGAAGAAGTTGTAAAAATGATTGAAGCAACGGATAATATAAAGCATAAATTGGTTATTCAAATTTTATATTGTTCGGGTTTGCGGATAAGCGAATTGGTTGATCTGAAAATAAATGATATTGATTTTCAACGCAAATTGGTTATAGTTAAATCAGGCAAAGGTAAAAAAGACAGAATAACCATAATATCAAAAATCGTTTTGGATAATATCGGTAAATATCTCGCTGAATACCGGCCCTTGGTTTATTTGTTTGAAAGTTATAAGGCCGGAAACAAGATGAATGTCCGTTCAGCGCAAAAAATAGTTACCGATTCCGCTATCAGGGCGGGGATAGAAAAAGAAGTAAGCGCCCATTCTTTGCGCCACAGCTTCGCCACCCATCTGCTGGAGAACAATGTTAATTTAAGATATATTCAGGCATTATTGGGGCACGCCCGACTAGAGACAACACAGATTTACACAAAAGTGGCTAGTAATAAATTTAATGAAATAAAAGATTTATTGGAATATGAATAAAAAGGTGGCAATTATAATTTCTCCAAATTGGAAGGATTACGCGGAAAAATATCTGGCGGATTGTTTGGAAAGTCTAAAAAAGCAGGATTGGACCGGCGAGTCTAAGATTTTTTTAATTGATAACGAAAGCACGAATGAGAGTTTAACCCTATTAAACGATATTGTAGAGGCGCATAATCATGCGCCTATATTGAATAATATCGTAGAGACGCAAAAACCCCCCGCCCCCCCCTTACAAGGGGGGCAGCGTGTAGAGACGCAAAAAAATCCCCTTTGTTCCCCCTTTAACGAAAGGGGGCAAATTGAAATTATCAGAAACAAAAATAATGATGGGTTTGCCAAAGGGAATAATGACGCGATTAAATTGGCGTTGGCGCAGGGCTTTGATTATATTGTTTTATTTAATATGGATACGGTGGTTGAGAATGATTGTGTCAGTGAATTGGTTAAGGCTATTGACGTTGATAAATCATTTCTGGATTCCCGCCTGCGCGGGAATGACGGGAAAGAGATTGGCGCCGTTCAGGCGCGACTTATGCTTTGGCCGGAAAAAGAAAAAATAAATAGTCTGGGAAATACTACGCACTTTTTGGGATTTGGTTATTGCTTGGGATATGGCGGAGAATATAACCCCCCTCACCCCCCTTTCGAAGGGGGGCATAATAGAGAAATTTGCTATCCGAGCGGGGCGGCGGTTTTGTTTACGGCCGAGGTTTTGAAAAAAGTTGGATTATTTGACGAGGAATTTTGGATGTATAATGAAGACCAAGATTTGGGCTGGCGGATCTGGCTGGCCGGGTACAAATGCGTTTTGGCCCCGGAAGCGGTCGTTTTCCATAAATACGAATTTGCCAAATCAATCAAACAGTATTATTTTATGGACAGGAACCGGATGCTTTCAATTATAAAAAATTACCATTGGCTTACCCTGATTTTAATCACGCCGGCCTGTCTGGTTATGGAGTTCGGCTTGTTGCTGTTTTCCTTAAAAACCGGCTGGTTCAAAGAGAAAATAAAGGTTTGGCTGTATTTTTTAAAGCCGCGAACCTGGAAATATTTAATTAAAGCAAGAAGAGAGGCGCAAAACTTGCGCAAAATCAAAGACAGGAATATAGTAAAAATGTTTTCCGGCAAAATCTGGTATCAGGAAATAGGGGATTGGAAACTGAAGCTGGTTAATCCGGTGTTTCAATTATATTGGTTCTTGGTCAGGAAAATAATCTTTTGGTAAATTTCCAATTACCAATTATCAATTTTCAAACAATTTTCAATGACTAAATTTTCAATTCTAAATATACGGAATTGAAAATTGAAAATTGAAAATTGAAAATTGCTTTCATGGACATAAGCATTATTATTTTAAACTACAAGAGCCGGGGGCTGGCTTTGAATTGCGTGAAATCAATCAAGGAGGCGGATTTCGGCGTCTTGAAATATGAAATAATCGTGGTGGACAACAATTCAGACGACGGAATCGGCGAGATTCTTTCCTGGCAGTATCCGGAGATTAGATTTGTCCAGAATAAAAAGAACTTAGGCATGGGCGCGGGCAACAATGCTGGTATTAAAAAAGCGCAAGGGAAATATGCGGTTATTATGAATCCGGATACAATCGCTTTTCCTGATACTTTTTTGAAGTTATATAATTTTATGGAATCCAATCCGGAAGTCGGGATCGCCGGGCCAAAGCAGTTTTATCCGGACAGGACTGTTCAAAATTCTTGCTATCAATGGTATAATTTACTTACGCCGATTTATCGCCGCACACCCTTGGGAAAATTCAAATTCGCCCGAAAAGATGTAGACAGATTTCTGATGAAAGATTTTGATCATAATTCGGCAAAAGAAGTGGATTGGCTTTTGGGTTCATTTTTATTTTGCCGCCGGGCTTGTTTGGACCAGATTGGGCTTTTTGACGA
Proteins encoded in this window:
- a CDS encoding tyrosine-type recombinase/integrase, whose amino-acid sequence is MDTSINNRTTRLSRDPMHYLAQEMRIRNFSSKTIRAYLYYNRELLRFTSYKSPKEITGQDIKDYLDFLFSKSKSSSTANLAINALKFYYQGILHRKFFDFETGIKRPKEPKKLPVVLSKEEVVKMIEATDNIKHKLVIQILYCSGLRISELVDLKINDIDFQRKLVIVKSGKGKKDRITIISKIVLDNIGKYLAEYRPLVYLFESYKAGNKMNVRSAQKIVTDSAIRAGIEKEVSAHSLRHSFATHLLENNVNLRYIQALLGHARLETTQIYTKVASNKFNEIKDLLEYE
- a CDS encoding glycosyltransferase family 2 protein → MDISIIILNYKSRGLALNCVKSIKEADFGVLKYEIIVVDNNSDDGIGEILSWQYPEIRFVQNKKNLGMGAGNNAGIKKAQGKYAVIMNPDTIAFPDTFLKLYNFMESNPEVGIAGPKQFYPDRTVQNSCYQWYNLLTPIYRRTPLGKFKFARKDVDRFLMKDFDHNSAKEVDWLLGSFLFCRRACLDQIGLFDERFFMYLEDTDLCRRASSRSWKVIYFPESRIIHNHKRESAETAWYKFFWNKASRAHVISWLKYLRKWGSNRITHNS
- a CDS encoding glycosyltransferase family 2 protein, which gives rise to MNKKVAIIISPNWKDYAEKYLADCLESLKKQDWTGESKIFLIDNESTNESLTLLNDIVEAHNHAPILNNIVETQKPPAPPLQGGQRVETQKNPLCSPFNERGQIEIIRNKNNDGFAKGNNDAIKLALAQGFDYIVLFNMDTVVENDCVSELVKAIDVDKSFLDSRLRGNDGKEIGAVQARLMLWPEKEKINSLGNTTHFLGFGYCLGYGGEYNPPHPPFEGGHNREICYPSGAAVLFTAEVLKKVGLFDEEFWMYNEDQDLGWRIWLAGYKCVLAPEAVVFHKYEFAKSIKQYYFMDRNRMLSIIKNYHWLTLILITPACLVMEFGLLLFSLKTGWFKEKIKVWLYFLKPRTWKYLIKARREAQNLRKIKDRNIVKMFSGKIWYQEIGDWKLKLVNPVFQLYWFLVRKIIFW